One stretch of Pelmatolapia mariae isolate MD_Pm_ZW linkage group LG3_W, Pm_UMD_F_2, whole genome shotgun sequence DNA includes these proteins:
- the LOC134624252 gene encoding zinc finger protein 347-like produces MHQVIHTGERPFSCGDCGKFFTRSENLKTHKLIHTGERPFSCDECGKSFTQSGSLKTHKLIHSGERPFSCGECGKSFTTSGSLKNHKLIHSGKRPFSCDECGKSFTKSENLKTHKLVHSGERPFSCDECGKSFIHSGNLKRHQLIHTGERPFSCDECGKSFIHSGNLISHQLIHTGERPFSCGDCGKSFTHSGNLKTHQLIHTGERSFSCDECGKSFTHSGSLKTHQLIHTGERPFSCGDCGKSFTESGSLKRHQLIHTGERPFSCGDCGKSFTESGTLKTHQLIHTGKRPFSCDECGKAFTESGNLKRHQLIHSGVKAYTCDQCGRAFTHSTSLQRHLVTHSGIKAYSCDICGKTFSRIGSRNTHLRIHTRHDVYSCDQCGKQFTTNTGLRHHMFTHTEERPYKCDLCEKTFKSPRYLKAHQQIHTRKTLQVQLL; encoded by the coding sequence atgcatcaggtcatccacaccggagagagaccattcagctgtggagactgtggaaagttttTTACCAGGtctgaaaacttaaaaacacacaaactcatccacactggagagagacccttcagctgtgacgagtgtggaaagtcttttacgcagTCTGGAagtctaaaaacacacaaactcatccacagtggagagagaccgttcagctgtggagagtgtggaaagtcttttaccacgtctggaagcttaaaaaatcacaaactcatccacagtggaaagagaccgttcagctgtgacgagtgtggaaagtcttttaccaagtctgaaaacttaaaaacacacaaactcgtccacagtggagagagaccgttcagctgtgacgagtgtggaaagtcttttatccACTCCGgaaacttaaaaagacaccaactcatccacactggagagagaccgttcagctgtgacgagtgtggaaagtcttttatccACTCCGGAAACTTAATAAgtcaccaactcatccacactggagagagaccgttcagctgtggagactgtggaaagtcttttacccactccggaaacttaaaaacacaccaactcatccacactggagagagatcattcagctgtgacgagtgtggaaagtcttttacccactctggaagcttaaaaacacaccaactcatccacactggagagagaccgttcagctgtggagactgtggaaagtcttttaccgagtctggaagcttaaaaagacaccaactaatccacactggagagagaccgttcagctgtggagactgtggaaagtcttttaccgagtctggaaccttaaaaacacaccaactaatccacactggaaagagaccattcagctgtgacgagtgtggaaaggcTTTTACCGagtctggaaacttaaaaagacaccaactcatccatagtggagttaaagcgtacacctgtgatcagtgtggcagagcttttactcacagtaccAGCTTACAGcgtcatctagttacccactctggaattaaggcgtacagctgtgacatttgtggaaaaactttcagccggATAGGGAGCCGAAAtacacacctacgcattcacaccagacatgatgtgtacagctgtgatcagtgtggtaaaCAGTTTACCACAAACACAGGGTTACGAcatcacatgtttacccacactgaggaacgaccttataaatgtgacctgtgtgagaagacttttaaatctccacgtTACCTGaaagcacaccaacagatccacaccagaaagactctacaagtgcagttactgtga